The genomic region TTTTGAAGATAAAtggaaaataaaagtttGATCATGGTATATACAACAAAAAGTTTATAAATTTCTTAATAATCATATAAAATTGAAGAatctttaatatatatatatatgactaaaaatatgaaatggGTAATGAATAACGAAATTCGTATGTAGTTTTTTGATTCCTTAGTAATAATCTATATagtaaaagtaaaaattgtACAAAACAACattttcctcttttttttcttcttataTATGttgtattaaaatatataaattgatTATTCTTTTAGTTaattatagataaaaaattagaataactatccatttttataataatggATTCATAAGAATAGACACTTTATTGATAAAATTGTTAAAGGATaatattaagaaataaataatttatttttataagagaaaaaaaaaaaaaaaaaattaataatgtaaAAGTGTTCTATACTCtagatttttatttttttcattacatTTAAAAAGCAATGAAAATAGTGATATTAAAATCATAAATAGAaatgttttaatttctttaattaaCAAAATGaggttttttttaaagaaaatatatatgatttgTTCTGctacaataataataatattaaaaaaaaaaaatatttttttttttttaaaggagagtaaaataaataattacattttggctttttaataaaaaatgtattttctttttatgaaGGTATAATAATTGGaacaaattatatattaatgttttattaaaaaatatatatatatatattttttttttttaaatatcatATACATACacaaatatattcatatacaTAGTATTCTgcgaaaaattattaaaatcaatgaaaatgaaaagtcataaaaaaaattgttagaTATAAGTTATATTAGTGGGgaagtaaataaaataatatgttcatattcataaaaatatttgttattcatatttttttacatagCTTAGGTATTTTTAATTACGAGTCATTGTGCTTATTAAGAAATTctgaagtaaaaaaatttaaaaattatttggaTAATGgaaaaacatatttaaataaatacacTTATTCTTATATATTACATCCTTTTTCCTATATATTATCgaagaaatttataaatgtaaaaaaaaaaaaaaataaaatttatattgtaTCCGATAATATTTACAATGAGTTAAGCGATTCAcatatttacaaaataagAAAAGAAATATCAAAAGGTGATATAAAATCGGTTTTTGAAAAACATATAATAAGTAAAGTTctatttgaaaatataaataaatataatagcttttcatatatatatactattgATGAGATATATGAAcagataaataaattatacataatatatgaagaatataaaaaaaatataagatataaaaaattaccaAAGTTATTCGGATTGCCAATAGTGGTAAAAGATAATATAGTAACTAAAGGTATATCAACAAAAGCTGGGAGCAAAATTTTATCAAATTATAAGCCTTCATATGATAGTACAGTagtaaaaaaactaaaaaaacaTGGTGCAATTATAATAGGAAAAACGCATTTAGATGAATTTGCTATGGGATCATGCacaaaaaatgtaaaaaatccatttaatgaaaaatatttatcatgTGGTGGCTCATCTGGTGGATCAGCTAGTTGTGTTGGATCTAAAATTATTAACTGTTCAGTAAATACAGACACTGGTGGATCCATACGAATCCCTTCCGCGTTGTGTGCATGTATAGGAGTTAAACCTAGCTATGGACGAATAAGTAGATATGGTATTGTACCATATAATGAGGAAACTGATGTTGTAGGACTGATagcaaataatttatatgattGCAGTGTATTATTGGATGTATTATGTGGAAAAGACAAAAAAGACTTAACGagtttaaagaaaaagacgAAATTTCatttcttattaaaaaaattttattcatCACAGAAGTTTCAAAGCAATATTCCATTAAAAAATGTGAAATTTGGGTATTTAAGtaaagatattttaaaaagttacTTTGTTGatgatattatatataaaaattatgagaaTGTGATGAAAAATATTGAGCAATTAGGTGGTACATTAATAAAtacaaatttatataaattaattgatTATTGCTATATATATTACGTATATTCTATGACTATAGCAAATAGCAACATTTCTAGAATAAATggtataaattataatattcataatttaaataatgatcctaaatttattagaaaattaAGATCAAATATGATTAGTGAAAATGTTTTATCAAGGATAATTGGTGGCTCAATAATTTCTTccttttttcaaaaaatagatataagAGAGATATTTCTAAGCATAAAAGAGAAGTTGATCTTAACATTAAATCAGTTGTTTGAAGAggtaaattatattttattgcCATCCATTCCCAAATCTAATAATTTCAGAGAAGACTTAAATGATCCTTATTTATATgatatttatgtaaaaaacaatattgttaatgaaaataattttgttaaaaatagaatagaCAAAAaccatataaataaaatagataaaaataatatagacATAAGtcatacaaaaaaaaataacaagagtaaatataataaatatatgaaagaAGTATTTTCTGTAATATCATCAATAACAGGCTTTCCTAGTATAGTTATACCAACAGGTGAATTTacgaaaaattttaatgagcCACTATCTTTTCAACTTTTAAGCAGAAACTTAAATgaaataggtttattaaaaatggCCTTAGTTTATAAGGAAAGAATgaatgttaataaaaaaatatatgaaaatttaacaaattctaaaaataagtaaaataaaaaaaaatataaatagatgcttatttttttacaaattaataacatacacacacaaaaaaaaaaaaaaaagatataaatcaaagtattttttttttagaaaataaaatatatgcatataatgtaaaaatcaaattaaaaaataaaaaagacctaaaattaagaataacttattaaaataaaaaattaagtatatatttaaaataaacatttaattttttttttttttttttaatattattttacttttaatttattttacttttcttgattttatttcattttcattttattttatttttttttactttcctctttttattttatcttatttatatattcaccTTTGTATTACTCTTTATCTTcatattagtttttatttatatatttttttaattctttttttttttcaaaaaagtTCATCTTCCTTAACCACaagaaaattatttgtatcaATAGGAGGAATAAATGTTCcattatcttcatttttttctttttctatatatgtTTCTTCATCtacaatattattattattttcatcagtGTGATTTTTACTATGTTTTGCGTGctcttcatttattttaatagtgtcattatttaattctttatttttttcatctttttgtTGTAATGAGGAATAATTTATTGctgtttcatttttattacatttctTATTACTTTGCTGCTGcttcaatttatttttttttatcaatcttttattttttctttttaggcgttttttttcaatatactCTATTTTTGCCTTTCTTTTACTTTGAAATATTTGATTTTCAGTATATtctttccattttttttcaattaattCTATTCtctcattttcttcatttcttTGTTTTCTATAAATGTCAAAGTAATCACTTCCTGCTCCAGCACTACTACCCCATACATTAggtattttttcaatttttattttccctTTTGTgttatctattttattttcttcagtTCTAACtggtatttttattattcttccATCTGACAACATAATTTCATCATCTAATACTTTTATGtccatttttaaaaaatttttcaaacatgtattacaaaaaaaaaaagtataaatgtgcatatatatacatatgtatatatttatcctTTCCTTACAACATtgttttatctatttttaatttttttttaatttcttttaatataaataactttaatcattatttattctaTGATATTTAAGGTTATAAGtcgaaaaaaaaagaatatctTTGTGAAATAATTgcaatatataaaaattattatatttaacttAAAGCATCATAATTAGGTAAATTGcataataattcaaaatttgctatatttttgaaattttagcataatttttaaaaagtgaattttagttaataataaaataaaaaggaataaacattttttattcaatttctttttttttttttatttattaaaaaatagtaaacaaattaataaaataaaacgttaaaattagaagaaaatataaaaaaaaatttttaaaaaacaattgataaatgaaatatttatatttataagagataatataaatttttaaaataatgaaaataaataaaaatgtgtTTCATGCATAAAAAAACATGAAATATTAACAAATCAggcaaaaaataataaaaaacaaaataggAAAATATAAGTAACTTTTGAAtgcattatattttaaattaaaaaaaaagccaaaaattattcttatgaggaaaaaaaaatttttttttactatatatattgctttattttatttctctttttttttttgcgtATAAACTGCATTACTTAAgagatgaaataaatataatatatatatttatatcattcCATTTTATGAATACTTccatttatttcttttaaatttaatttttctaaaataatttctttaaaataagtatataaagAATCAATGAATAAAACATCATCtaatgaataaaatttattattatttttattataagtcTCTAACAATTCATTTAAGTTTTCAAGAATACCAGTTCTAgctattaaaatattatttgaatttgTTTTAATAGCTATTTGAAAGCCTCTTAAACTTAATTCTACTAGtagaattatatttataacatCATCTGGTAAAACCAAATTGTTAAGTATTAATTTTGAATGTGCTTCACTCAATCTTATTAAACTTTCCAATGTTCTTATTGTTGTTCCGTTATCtccattattatattttcttaaattagAGTAATaagtaattaaaattaacttAGCATCTTTATCAAAATTCGGAAAGCAACTATTTTTTACATAGTAAATATATTCCTTAATTTTTTCACTAGGCCAtgtaatttttctattattatgTTGAGAAGAAAAGGAAGAATAATAAATGTCATGCTGTTCAGAATTATTGAtagaataatataattttgataaactgtttttattttcatccggaatattattttctgtatccttttttttttctttatgttTATTTATGTGATTAGCTGTATTTGCTTCTAAGTCTTGAGATAATACATAATCAGCAACTTTTGAatctatataattattatcttcTGTTATTACTACTAAGTCAAATCGACTTAATAAAGCATAagaaaggttaataataagTACTTTATTTTCACAACTAGCTACATTTCCTttcacatttttatttaactcGAAATTAGAAGCACCAATAATGGTACACCTACAATTTAGTTTATCAACTATCCCACCTTTTGCAACAGATATAGTTAATTGTTCCATTGCTTCATGAAtagcatttttattttcatttttcattaagCAGAATTCATCAATACAACATACTCCATTATCAGCTAAAACTAAAGCTCCACTCTCTAGCATAAAATTATTTCCTTCTTTTATTGCTGCACAAGTTAATCCTGCAGTAGTACAAAACATGCCTGACACGTTCATACAAATATTACTTAATTTTTGCACCTCTTTTAATAATTGAGA from Plasmodium relictum strain SGS1 genome assembly, chromosome: 5 harbors:
- a CDS encoding glutamyl-tRNA(Gln) amidotransferase subunit A, putative, whose translation is MFIFIKIFVIHIFLHSLGIFNYESLCLLRNSEVKKFKNYLDNGKTYLNKYTYSYILHPFSYILSKKFINVKKKKNKIYIVSDNIYNELSDSHIYKIRKEISKGDIKSVFEKHIISKVLFENINKYNSFSYIYTIDEIYEQINKLYIIYEEYKKNIRYKKLPKLFGLPIVVKDNIVTKGISTKAGSKILSNYKPSYDSTVVKKLKKHGAIIIGKTHLDEFAMGSCTKNVKNPFNEKYLSCGGSSGGSASCVGSKIINCSVNTDTGGSIRIPSALCACIGVKPSYGRISRYGIVPYNEETDVVGLIANNLYDCSVLLDVLCGKDKKDLTSLKKKTKFHFLLKKFYSSQKFQSNIPLKNVKFGYLSKDILKSYFVDDIIYKNYENVMKNIEQLGGTLINTNLYKLIDYCYIYYVYSMTIANSNISRINGINYNIHNLNNDPKFIRKLRSNMISENVLSRIIGGSIISSFFQKIDIREIFLSIKEKLILTLNQLFEEVNYILLPSIPKSNNFREDLNDPYLYDIYVKNNIVNENNFVKNRIDKNHINKIDKNNIDISHTKKNNKSKYNKYMKEVFSVISSITGFPSIVIPTGEFTKNFNEPLSFQLLSRNLNEIGLLKMALVYKERMNVNKKIYENLTNSKNK